In one Conger conger chromosome 5, fConCon1.1, whole genome shotgun sequence genomic region, the following are encoded:
- the LOC133128469 gene encoding serine/threonine-protein phosphatase 2A 56 kDa regulatory subunit epsilon isoform-like isoform X2 has translation MSSAATTPPSVDKVDGFSRKSVRKAKQKRSQSSSQFRSQGKPIELTPLPLLKDVPGGEQPELFLQKLQQCCTLFDFMDTLSDLKMKEYKRSTLNELVDYVTVSRGYLTEQAYPEVVKMVSYNIFRTLPPSESNEFDPEEDEPTLEASWPHLQLVYEFFIRFLESQEFQPSIAKKYIDQKFVLQLLELFDSEDPRERDYLKTVLHRIYGKFLGLRAFIRKQINNIFLRFVYETEHFNGVAELLEILGSIINGFALPLKAEHKQFLVKVLIPLHTVRSLSLFHAQLAYCIVQFLEKDPVLTEPVIRGLLKFWPKTCSQKEVMFLGELEEILDVIEPTQFIKVQELLFKQISRCVSSPHFQVAERALYYWNNEYIMSLIEENSNVILPIMFASLYRISKEHWNPAIVALVYNVLKAFMEMNSVLFDELTATYKSDRQR, from the exons ATGTCCTCAGCAGCCACAACACCTCCATCAGTGGACAAAGTAGATGGATTTTCCCGGAAATCTGTCAGGAAGGCCAAACAGAAGCGGTCACAGAGTTCCTCTCAGTTCCGATCTCAGGGCAAACCCATCGAGCTTACCCCTCTGCCACTGCTCAAAG ACGTCCCGGGTGGGGAACAGCCGGAGCTGTTCCTACAGAAGCTGCAGCAGTGCTGCACGCTCTTCGACTTCATGGACACGCTGTCCGACCTCAAGATGAAGGAGTACAAGCGCTCCACCCTCAACGAGCTGGTGGACTACGTCACAGTCAGCCGGGGATACCTGACGGAGCAGGCCTACCCCGAGGTCGTCAAAATG GTGTCCTACAATATATTCCGGACCCTTCCTCCCAGCGAGAGCAATGAATTCGACCCGGAAGAGGACGAACCCACGCTCGAGGCCTCCTGGCCACATTTACAG CTGGTATATGAGTTCTTCATACGATTCTTGGAGAGTCAAGAATTCCAGCCAAGCATTGCCAAAAAATACATAGACCAGAAATTTGTATTACAG CTCTTGGAGCTGTTTGACAGCGAGGACCCCCGGGAGAGGGACTACCTGAAGACAGTCTTACACAGAATTTATGGGAAGTTCCTGGGGCTGCGGGCTTTTATACGAAAACAGATTAACAATATTTTTCTACG TTTTGTTTATGAAACCGAGCACTTCAACGGGGTAGCCGAGCTGCTGGAGATCCTGGGAAG CATAATCAACGGCTTTGCCCTCCCACTGAAGGCGGAGCACAAGCAGTTCCTGGTCAAAGTGCTGATCCCCCTCCACACGGTCCgaagtctgtctctctttcacgCGCAG TTGGCATATTGTATTGTACAGTTCCTGGAGAAGGATCCAGTATTAACAGAACCA gTCATCAGGGGATTGCTAAAGTTCTGGCCAAAAACCTGTAGTCAGAAAGAG GTGATGTTCCTGGGGGAGCTGGAGGAGATCCTGGACGTGATCGAGCCAACGCAGTTCATCAAGGTCCAGGAGCTCCTCTTCAAGCAGATCTCTCGATGTGTGTCCAGCCCCCATTTTCAG GTAGCAGAGCGGGCCCTGTACTACTGGAACAACGAGTACATCATGAGTCTGATCGAGGAGAACTCCAACGTCATCCTGCCCATCATGTTCGCCAGCCTCTACAGGATCTCCAAAGAACACTGGAACCC GGCGATCGTGGCTTTAGTGTACAACGTACTGAAAGCGTTCATGGAAATGAACAGTGTTTTGTTCGACGAGCTCACGGCGACCTACAAGTCAGACCGCCAGCGGTAA
- the LOC133128469 gene encoding serine/threonine-protein phosphatase 2A 56 kDa regulatory subunit epsilon isoform-like isoform X1, translated as MSSAATTPPSVDKVDGFSRKSVRKAKQKRSQSSSQFRSQGKPIELTPLPLLKDVPGGEQPELFLQKLQQCCTLFDFMDTLSDLKMKEYKRSTLNELVDYVTVSRGYLTEQAYPEVVKMVSYNIFRTLPPSESNEFDPEEDEPTLEASWPHLQLVYEFFIRFLESQEFQPSIAKKYIDQKFVLQLLELFDSEDPRERDYLKTVLHRIYGKFLGLRAFIRKQINNIFLRFVYETEHFNGVAELLEILGSIINGFALPLKAEHKQFLVKVLIPLHTVRSLSLFHAQLAYCIVQFLEKDPVLTEPVIRGLLKFWPKTCSQKEVMFLGELEEILDVIEPTQFIKVQELLFKQISRCVSSPHFQVAERALYYWNNEYIMSLIEENSNVILPIMFASLYRISKEHWNPAIVALVYNVLKAFMEMNSVLFDELTATYKSDRQREKKKEKDREELWKMLEDLELKRGLRNDGIIPT; from the exons ATGTCCTCAGCAGCCACAACACCTCCATCAGTGGACAAAGTAGATGGATTTTCCCGGAAATCTGTCAGGAAGGCCAAACAGAAGCGGTCACAGAGTTCCTCTCAGTTCCGATCTCAGGGCAAACCCATCGAGCTTACCCCTCTGCCACTGCTCAAAG ACGTCCCGGGTGGGGAACAGCCGGAGCTGTTCCTACAGAAGCTGCAGCAGTGCTGCACGCTCTTCGACTTCATGGACACGCTGTCCGACCTCAAGATGAAGGAGTACAAGCGCTCCACCCTCAACGAGCTGGTGGACTACGTCACAGTCAGCCGGGGATACCTGACGGAGCAGGCCTACCCCGAGGTCGTCAAAATG GTGTCCTACAATATATTCCGGACCCTTCCTCCCAGCGAGAGCAATGAATTCGACCCGGAAGAGGACGAACCCACGCTCGAGGCCTCCTGGCCACATTTACAG CTGGTATATGAGTTCTTCATACGATTCTTGGAGAGTCAAGAATTCCAGCCAAGCATTGCCAAAAAATACATAGACCAGAAATTTGTATTACAG CTCTTGGAGCTGTTTGACAGCGAGGACCCCCGGGAGAGGGACTACCTGAAGACAGTCTTACACAGAATTTATGGGAAGTTCCTGGGGCTGCGGGCTTTTATACGAAAACAGATTAACAATATTTTTCTACG TTTTGTTTATGAAACCGAGCACTTCAACGGGGTAGCCGAGCTGCTGGAGATCCTGGGAAG CATAATCAACGGCTTTGCCCTCCCACTGAAGGCGGAGCACAAGCAGTTCCTGGTCAAAGTGCTGATCCCCCTCCACACGGTCCgaagtctgtctctctttcacgCGCAG TTGGCATATTGTATTGTACAGTTCCTGGAGAAGGATCCAGTATTAACAGAACCA gTCATCAGGGGATTGCTAAAGTTCTGGCCAAAAACCTGTAGTCAGAAAGAG GTGATGTTCCTGGGGGAGCTGGAGGAGATCCTGGACGTGATCGAGCCAACGCAGTTCATCAAGGTCCAGGAGCTCCTCTTCAAGCAGATCTCTCGATGTGTGTCCAGCCCCCATTTTCAG GTAGCAGAGCGGGCCCTGTACTACTGGAACAACGAGTACATCATGAGTCTGATCGAGGAGAACTCCAACGTCATCCTGCCCATCATGTTCGCCAGCCTCTACAGGATCTCCAAAGAACACTGGAACCC GGCGATCGTGGCTTTAGTGTACAACGTACTGAAAGCGTTCATGGAAATGAACAGTGTTTTGTTCGACGAGCTCACGGCGACCTACAAGTCAGACCGCCAGCG ggaaaaaaagaaggagaaggacAGGGAGGAGCTGTGGAAGATGCTGGAAGACCTGGAGCTGAAGAGGGGCCTGCGGAACGATGGGATAATCCCCACTTAA